Proteins encoded in a region of the Paenibacillus sp. E222 genome:
- a CDS encoding ABC transporter substrate-binding protein, whose product MSKHHMNFRYKKWLLSAASLILLLLSACSNSSALESAAPAGGEAGTDLKQVKLIEGWYAKGEDGGYFAALQQNYYKDKGIDMTIQPGGPEVSTMQLVAAGKAEFGISYADEILKAREQGIPVVGILAGFQSTPQVLMYHKGENIQDFTDLNGKTVYIGTAVPYWEYIKSQYNLTDVKEMKYNGQLVNFINDPSSLNQGYITNEPYALSQQGVEVDYLKIADSGYANYADVLFTTEDYLKEHPDVVEAVVQASQKGWSYYLDNYEKVNPFIQTYNPDMTVEAMNYEAVQEKPFILNKDSEANGVGYMTKERWSTLQDQMIKGGGLTKSLDVTQAFTTEYLMKP is encoded by the coding sequence ATGTCCAAACATCATATGAACTTTCGTTACAAGAAATGGCTGCTGTCGGCTGCTTCTTTGATCCTACTGCTTCTGAGCGCATGCTCCAATTCCTCCGCTCTAGAATCCGCCGCCCCGGCGGGTGGGGAAGCCGGAACAGATTTGAAGCAGGTGAAACTGATCGAGGGCTGGTACGCCAAAGGGGAAGATGGAGGCTATTTTGCGGCATTGCAGCAGAACTATTATAAGGACAAGGGGATCGACATGACAATTCAGCCAGGAGGCCCTGAGGTGTCAACCATGCAGCTTGTCGCTGCAGGCAAAGCTGAATTCGGCATCTCTTATGCGGATGAAATTTTGAAGGCGCGGGAACAGGGAATCCCTGTTGTCGGTATCCTTGCCGGTTTTCAAAGCACACCGCAGGTTCTGATGTACCACAAGGGGGAGAACATTCAGGATTTCACAGACCTGAACGGCAAAACCGTATACATCGGTACAGCGGTGCCTTACTGGGAATATATCAAGAGCCAATACAATCTGACAGATGTAAAAGAAATGAAGTATAACGGGCAGCTGGTCAATTTTATCAATGACCCCAGTTCTCTCAATCAGGGTTACATCACGAATGAGCCTTACGCGCTTTCTCAGCAGGGGGTTGAGGTGGATTATCTGAAAATCGCCGATTCCGGTTATGCGAACTATGCAGACGTTCTTTTCACGACGGAAGATTACCTTAAAGAGCACCCTGATGTTGTTGAAGCTGTGGTGCAGGCAAGTCAGAAAGGTTGGAGCTATTATCTAGACAACTATGAAAAGGTAAACCCGTTTATCCAAACCTACAATCCCGATATGACGGTAGAAGCAATGAATTATGAGGCAGTGCAGGAAAAACCCTTTATTCTTAACAAGGATTCCGAAGCAAATGGTGTTGGTTACATGACAAAGGAACGCTGGAGCACCCTGCAGGATCAGATGATCAAGGGCGGAGGATTAACGAAATCACTAGATGTTACCCAGGCGTTTACAACGGAGTATCTGATGAAGCCATAG
- a CDS encoding fumarylacetoacetate hydrolase family protein produces MKLVSLKHGDGEQAAIEHAERFFLLEEINKAEGSTWGTSVMEILQQSQLDELIQWYQKHGDRTVSSIPFIPSEGAIPAPLFRHPRKIWGIGMNYVQKAIDLASTPPEREPVCFMKPDSSLIGPEEYIQLTAQDVNVTSEAELGIIIGRTCKNVPEERAQEVIAGFAATLDMTNQDIHARNPRFLQRSKLFDTFFSLGPQLITPDEISDLQSLVVETVLNDEVTHSNTVSHMMYHPWFIVSYFSQMMTLYPGDVIMTGTPGSVRIQQGDVAECRISGFMTLQNPVAVVE; encoded by the coding sequence GTGAAGCTCGTCAGTCTGAAACACGGCGATGGTGAACAGGCAGCGATTGAACATGCGGAACGATTCTTTCTTCTAGAGGAGATCAACAAGGCGGAAGGAAGCACATGGGGCACCTCCGTTATGGAGATCTTGCAGCAAAGCCAGCTAGACGAGTTAATCCAGTGGTATCAGAAGCACGGGGACAGAACAGTTTCATCCATCCCTTTCATACCTTCAGAGGGAGCCATACCTGCTCCTCTCTTCCGCCACCCTCGTAAAATATGGGGAATTGGCATGAATTATGTGCAAAAAGCGATCGATCTCGCATCTACTCCTCCAGAGCGTGAGCCGGTCTGCTTCATGAAGCCGGACTCAAGCCTGATCGGGCCGGAAGAGTATATCCAGCTGACGGCTCAGGATGTGAATGTGACATCAGAAGCTGAGCTTGGCATTATCATCGGCCGAACCTGCAAAAATGTGCCGGAAGAACGTGCGCAGGAGGTCATTGCAGGTTTTGCCGCAACGCTTGATATGACTAACCAGGACATTCACGCACGGAACCCCAGATTCCTGCAGCGATCCAAGTTATTCGATACATTTTTCAGTCTTGGACCACAACTAATAACACCTGATGAAATAAGTGATCTGCAGAGCCTCGTGGTTGAAACGGTGTTAAATGATGAGGTTACTCATAGCAATACGGTGTCTCACATGATGTATCATCCATGGTTCATTGTCTCGTATTTTTCACAGATGATGACTCTCTATCCGGGAGATGTGATCATGACAGGCACACCAGGGTCCGTCCGGATTCAGCAAGGAGATGTCGCCGAGTGTAGAATCAGTGGCTTTATGACGCTTCAAAATCCGGTAGCAGTAGTAGAGTAA
- a CDS encoding CocE/NonD family hydrolase, with protein MKFGNVVIRRKVPCTMRDGITLYSDIYLPDETGEYPVLLMRQPYGRSIASTVTHAHPVWYASKGYIVVIQDVRGRGESEGEFNPFVQEAEDGFDTIEWAADLSGSTGNVGMYGFSYQGLTQWAAASLHPPALKAIAPSMCPADMYHGLFYPHGSFALGNHLPWAFQLARDTAQRAGDFETAEQCSRLMRSPEEMLWKMPLNERHPILEQYFPAFYDWIDHQAYDEYWEKMNWINDIVKEPVPALHIGGWYDGFLMGTLQSFEALQATATPDCFHRLIVGPWAHIPWGRRAGGIDHGEQADGGHHLEQLRWFDYWLKGKEDMELPGELPIRYFDQLSHEWHTAEQLPSLYEDGASPSEWFYLSGSQTPANGAAGGGRLEKHKEDVEEAVPDVFVYDSRLPMRLDSYLPTDRAAIQERQEILVYTGGPLAEDIPIFGSPVLSVQYQTLGGPTDLVAILTTVSEKGAARLLSVGRTEICSEGADDSNEWRTAQIRLRPLAATLPAGSYVRLELTGSAFPLFARHPNGVRDEMNSTGTGGLKIATTAVRSTEQDISCLRLPVKR; from the coding sequence ATGAAATTTGGAAATGTCGTCATCCGCCGAAAGGTCCCTTGCACGATGCGCGACGGCATAACGTTGTATTCAGATATATACCTGCCGGACGAGACAGGAGAATATCCTGTGCTGCTGATGCGCCAGCCCTACGGACGGTCGATTGCTTCTACCGTTACGCATGCCCACCCCGTCTGGTATGCAAGTAAGGGATATATCGTTGTAATTCAGGACGTCAGGGGGCGGGGTGAGTCGGAAGGCGAATTTAATCCGTTTGTTCAAGAAGCAGAGGACGGATTTGATACCATCGAATGGGCAGCCGATCTGTCCGGCTCGACCGGGAACGTAGGCATGTACGGTTTCTCTTATCAAGGCCTCACACAATGGGCAGCGGCTTCCCTTCACCCGCCTGCGCTCAAGGCGATTGCACCGAGCATGTGTCCGGCTGACATGTATCATGGCTTATTTTATCCGCATGGCTCCTTCGCACTTGGCAACCATCTGCCGTGGGCTTTCCAGCTGGCTCGTGACACGGCACAAAGAGCGGGTGACTTCGAAACGGCAGAGCAATGCTCACGACTCATGCGCAGCCCCGAGGAGATGCTCTGGAAAATGCCATTGAATGAAAGACATCCGATTCTGGAGCAATACTTTCCCGCATTTTATGATTGGATCGATCATCAAGCGTACGATGAGTACTGGGAGAAGATGAACTGGATCAACGATATCGTAAAGGAACCCGTGCCTGCGCTTCATATTGGGGGATGGTATGACGGTTTCCTCATGGGCACGTTACAGTCGTTCGAAGCTCTGCAAGCTACGGCCACGCCGGATTGCTTTCATCGGCTCATTGTCGGCCCGTGGGCCCATATTCCATGGGGGCGCAGAGCGGGCGGAATCGATCATGGCGAGCAGGCGGATGGTGGTCATCATCTGGAGCAGCTGCGCTGGTTTGATTATTGGCTGAAGGGCAAGGAAGACATGGAACTGCCTGGTGAACTGCCGATCCGATATTTTGACCAATTGAGTCATGAATGGCACACGGCGGAACAGCTGCCTTCTCTATATGAGGATGGGGCCTCTCCGTCCGAATGGTTTTATCTGTCCGGGTCACAGACCCCGGCGAACGGTGCGGCAGGAGGCGGGAGACTCGAAAAGCATAAGGAAGATGTGGAGGAGGCTGTGCCGGATGTATTCGTGTACGACTCACGTCTGCCGATGCGCCTGGACTCTTACCTGCCCACCGACCGAGCTGCTATTCAGGAACGGCAAGAGATTCTGGTATACACGGGAGGACCGCTTGCAGAGGATATCCCTATTTTTGGGTCTCCGGTGTTATCCGTGCAGTACCAAACATTGGGAGGTCCGACGGATCTGGTGGCTATCCTCACGACCGTATCCGAGAAAGGGGCGGCCCGGCTACTGAGTGTGGGTCGCACGGAAATCTGCAGTGAAGGAGCAGATGATTCCAATGAATGGAGAACAGCGCAGATCCGGCTGCGTCCCTTGGCGGCCACCCTTCCGGCAGGCTCGTATGTCCGGCTTGAGTTGACAGGCAGCGCCTTCCCGTTATTCGCCCGGCATCCAAACGGTGTTAGGGACGAGATGAACAGCACGGGAACAGGTGGGTTGAAGATTGCCACCACGGCTGTTCGCAGTACAGAACAGGACATATCCTGTTTGAGGCTGCCGGTAAAAAGATAA
- a CDS encoding amidase, with translation MKDQWNATVNQVIVEPTGQGRLNGLSLMVKDVYAVRGNTNGAGNPCWLQTHGPEAEHAETLNLLLQQGARLTGMTHTDELMFSLNGENVHYGTPVNPRAPDRIPGGSSSGSAVAVAAGLADFSLGTDTGGSVRVPSSYCGIYGMRPSHGIVSAKGVIPLAPSFDTVGWMARDLETLCRVGEVLLPQTDSGTGFSRVLIGEDAWELADTESKDALTPYLKLLCGMAASHETVRIAPQGLPEWMTMFRTIQGYEIWQEHGEWIEREQPTFGPDTAGRFSWASTVERADQEKAAKRRVEVCKHMTDLLRTDTVLVIPTTTGAAPKLGLGGPLIEERRVKTMRLTCISGLSGLPQLTIPAAEVLGRPVGISIIAGPGQDQRLLEWATSFLSAVNSEVKG, from the coding sequence ATGAAGGACCAATGGAACGCCACTGTCAACCAGGTGATCGTTGAACCGACAGGTCAGGGTAGGCTGAACGGACTCAGCTTGATGGTCAAGGATGTATATGCCGTCCGTGGCAATACAAATGGCGCGGGTAATCCGTGTTGGCTCCAGACGCATGGGCCCGAGGCGGAACACGCGGAAACGCTCAACCTGCTATTGCAGCAAGGAGCAAGGCTAACGGGCATGACGCATACGGATGAGCTGATGTTCAGCTTGAATGGTGAAAATGTTCATTATGGAACACCAGTGAATCCAAGGGCTCCCGATCGCATCCCTGGCGGTTCATCGAGCGGATCGGCGGTTGCTGTCGCCGCTGGGCTTGCTGACTTCTCCCTTGGAACGGATACGGGAGGATCGGTACGTGTGCCATCTTCGTACTGTGGAATTTATGGAATGCGTCCATCACATGGCATTGTCTCCGCGAAAGGCGTTATTCCACTCGCTCCCAGCTTCGACACCGTCGGTTGGATGGCACGTGATCTCGAGACGCTGTGCCGGGTAGGAGAAGTGCTTTTGCCGCAGACAGACTCGGGTACAGGCTTCAGTCGGGTGCTCATTGGTGAGGATGCGTGGGAGCTTGCTGACACGGAGAGCAAAGATGCGCTTACCCCTTACCTGAAGCTGCTATGCGGCATGGCTGCGAGCCATGAAACAGTTCGCATCGCCCCGCAGGGTCTGCCTGAATGGATGACCATGTTCAGGACGATCCAAGGCTATGAAATATGGCAGGAGCATGGGGAGTGGATTGAACGTGAGCAGCCAACCTTCGGGCCAGATACGGCCGGGCGATTCTCCTGGGCAAGCACTGTTGAACGTGCCGATCAGGAGAAGGCAGCCAAACGCCGAGTTGAGGTGTGCAAGCACATGACTGACCTGCTCAGAACGGATACAGTGCTTGTGATTCCGACGACAACTGGAGCAGCCCCGAAGCTGGGCTTGGGCGGGCCTTTAATTGAAGAACGAAGAGTGAAAACGATGCGTTTAACCTGCATTTCCGGCTTGTCGGGTCTGCCGCAGCTTACGATTCCCGCTGCGGAGGTACTGGGCCGCCCGGTCGGTATTTCAATCATTGCAGGTCCAGGACAGGATCAACGTCTGCTGGAATGGGCCACATCCTTTCTTTCAGCAGTAAATTCAGAAGTAAAAGGGTAG
- a CDS encoding creatininase family protein has product MFQRYEGTAWEERFLPRLTSKQVKELPKDKALVILPVGAVEQHGPHLPVYTDTLIGEATLSQTLERVREDKEIWLLPPISYGKSNEHIGLPGTISLSASTLHAIMLDIAESLKASGFRKLLLFNTHGGNVDLLNTVSREIRIRTGMMVFYLSPSSLNVAEDLLSSEELEYGIHGGDYETSLVMSIKPDWVKEEFLVKELPDMSSYRFLTLEGNIRFAWKMADISATGIAGDATTATPEKGRIIQDRISTILSEALEELCDFEITDVRGTEPVQQPAGSTP; this is encoded by the coding sequence ATGTTTCAACGATATGAAGGAACAGCGTGGGAAGAACGATTTTTGCCCCGTCTGACAAGCAAACAGGTCAAAGAACTGCCGAAGGATAAGGCGCTGGTTATTCTCCCAGTCGGAGCTGTGGAGCAGCATGGCCCCCATCTGCCCGTATATACGGACACTTTGATTGGGGAAGCGACATTATCACAAACGCTGGAGCGGGTTCGGGAGGATAAGGAGATCTGGCTGCTGCCTCCGATCTCGTATGGCAAAAGCAATGAACATATTGGACTTCCAGGCACCATTTCCTTATCGGCGAGCACACTGCATGCCATCATGCTGGACATTGCAGAAAGTCTGAAGGCCAGTGGATTTCGCAAGTTACTGTTGTTTAATACCCATGGCGGCAACGTGGATTTGCTGAATACAGTATCACGAGAAATACGGATCAGAACGGGGATGATGGTTTTCTATCTCAGTCCCAGCAGTCTGAATGTGGCAGAGGATCTCCTGTCTTCCGAGGAGCTGGAATATGGTATTCATGGTGGCGATTATGAGACTTCTCTCGTGATGTCCATCAAACCGGACTGGGTGAAGGAGGAGTTCCTCGTTAAAGAGCTTCCCGATATGTCCTCTTACCGCTTTCTTACATTAGAAGGGAACATCCGCTTCGCCTGGAAGATGGCTGATATCTCCGCTACCGGCATTGCTGGCGATGCTACGACGGCCACGCCTGAGAAAGGCAGGATTATTCAGGATAGAATCTCAACGATTTTGTCGGAGGCTCTGGAGGAACTGTGTGATTTTGAAATCACCGATGTCCGTGGGACTGAACCGGTTCAACAGCCAGCAGGAAGCACCCCGTGA
- a CDS encoding ABC transporter ATP-binding protein, with translation MQLTQNQQAAAQKDSRSMLVIDDVGKIYPNGTVAVQHASLHVGEGEFLCFVGPSGCGKSTIFNMIAGLTEPTSGHLTVLGTSPKEARKQNEIAFVFQEHTLLPWAKLIDNVTMPLTLRGVSKKERITEGERVLELVGLKDYMKVLPRELSGGMKMRVSIARALISRPKLLLMDEPFGALDEITRQTLQNELLNIWEQDKKMSVLFITHNVFESVFLSTNVVVMTPRPGKISDFIDIPFAYPRDDEFRTQPEFGEYVRSVSNVLNH, from the coding sequence ACCCAAAATCAACAGGCAGCGGCCCAAAAGGACAGTCGTTCCATGCTTGTAATCGATGATGTCGGCAAAATCTACCCCAATGGCACTGTAGCTGTGCAGCATGCGAGTCTGCATGTGGGGGAAGGAGAATTTCTATGTTTTGTCGGTCCTTCCGGTTGCGGGAAATCTACCATTTTCAATATGATTGCCGGTTTGACGGAACCGACCTCCGGTCATCTGACCGTGCTGGGTACTTCTCCAAAGGAAGCACGTAAACAGAATGAAATTGCCTTTGTATTTCAGGAGCATACCCTGCTCCCGTGGGCCAAACTGATTGATAATGTCACCATGCCTCTTACTTTGCGTGGCGTATCCAAAAAGGAGCGGATTACCGAAGGGGAGCGGGTTCTAGAGCTGGTAGGCCTGAAGGATTATATGAAGGTGCTGCCCCGTGAGTTGTCCGGCGGAATGAAGATGAGAGTATCTATTGCACGAGCGTTGATATCCCGTCCCAAGCTGCTGTTAATGGACGAACCGTTTGGCGCCCTAGATGAAATTACCAGGCAGACGCTGCAGAATGAACTGCTAAATATTTGGGAACAGGACAAGAAGATGTCGGTTCTGTTCATTACGCATAACGTGTTCGAAAGTGTGTTCCTATCAACAAATGTCGTGGTGATGACCCCTCGTCCCGGTAAAATTTCGGATTTCATTGATATTCCGTTTGCCTATCCGAGGGATGATGAATTTCGGACCCAGCCTGAATTCGGTGAATATGTACGCAGCGTGTCCAATGTACTGAATCATTGA
- a CDS encoding FAD-binding oxidoreductase codes for MNEHWIAVLKERMDPELLQWEEAALAKYSMDYHHFSPVLASQLQGKIAECIASPHTEEELDDLLSIAAELGVPLTIRGNGTGNYGQCVPVTGGIVLNLAKYNKVLEMGEGTMRIQAGARLGKMESTARKAGYELRTMPSTFQSATIGGFLCGGFGGIGSISWGTIWDGLVRSLKIKTVEVHPRTIELQGDEVLPYLHTYGTIGILSEVEINLAPRVEWMQWAVTFDRFEQAFRFGQAVAEDTSLMKRLISIHEWPVPSYFLPLDLPADHAVALLEVDTANESQLECILSEYGGHLAMKVSAEQYHKGVGVSDFTWNHTTLWARKADPGLTYLQLNFDPSSALEQISLMKKEYPEVMNHIEFARQNGNLLISGLPLVPFTTEENLNQLMECYEKNRVIVNNPHTWDLKEGGRSYAHDRLWEIKHHNDPKGILNQEKLKRSAVSGI; via the coding sequence ATGAATGAACATTGGATAGCCGTATTGAAAGAACGCATGGATCCGGAATTGCTGCAGTGGGAGGAGGCGGCGCTTGCCAAATATTCGATGGATTATCATCACTTCTCTCCTGTGCTGGCCAGTCAGCTGCAGGGTAAGATCGCCGAGTGCATCGCCAGTCCGCACACCGAGGAAGAACTTGACGATCTGCTCTCCATAGCAGCAGAGCTGGGAGTTCCGCTCACCATCAGGGGGAACGGAACCGGCAACTATGGCCAATGTGTTCCGGTCACAGGCGGAATCGTCCTGAATCTGGCCAAATACAACAAGGTGCTCGAAATGGGAGAAGGCACGATGCGGATCCAGGCCGGGGCCAGACTCGGCAAAATGGAATCCACTGCCCGCAAGGCAGGTTACGAGCTGCGTACGATGCCTTCCACCTTTCAATCTGCGACGATCGGCGGGTTTTTATGCGGCGGTTTTGGCGGCATCGGTTCGATCAGCTGGGGGACGATCTGGGATGGGCTGGTACGTTCTCTAAAAATCAAGACCGTTGAGGTTCATCCCCGTACCATTGAGCTCCAGGGAGACGAAGTGCTGCCTTACCTGCATACTTACGGTACAATCGGCATTTTGTCCGAAGTGGAAATCAATCTGGCTCCCCGAGTGGAATGGATGCAATGGGCAGTGACCTTTGACCGTTTTGAACAGGCTTTTCGCTTCGGGCAGGCGGTTGCTGAGGACACTTCCTTGATGAAACGGCTAATTTCCATCCATGAATGGCCGGTACCATCCTATTTTCTCCCGCTTGATCTCCCCGCTGACCATGCTGTCGCATTACTGGAAGTGGATACGGCCAACGAATCCCAGCTTGAATGTATCCTATCGGAGTATGGAGGTCACTTGGCTATGAAGGTCTCTGCCGAACAGTATCACAAAGGTGTAGGTGTCTCCGATTTCACATGGAATCATACAACATTGTGGGCACGCAAGGCAGATCCTGGCTTGACTTACCTGCAGCTAAATTTTGATCCATCCAGTGCCCTTGAGCAAATCTCATTAATGAAAAAGGAATATCCGGAAGTGATGAATCATATCGAGTTTGCCCGCCAAAACGGAAATTTGCTAATCTCCGGCCTGCCGCTGGTTCCCTTCACAACGGAGGAAAACCTGAATCAGCTGATGGAATGTTACGAGAAAAACCGCGTTATAGTCAACAATCCGCATACATGGGATTTGAAGGAAGGCGGGCGATCATACGCCCATGATCGTTTGTGGGAAATTAAACATCACAACGACCCGAAGGGAATTTTGAATCAGGAGAAATTAAAGCGTTCGGCAGTTAGCGGTATCTGA
- a CDS encoding ABC transporter permease, with amino-acid sequence MEEMVANPAVETTPGIRASGKDNARSHHPAEESPVIGLLKKILPPIVVFVLFIGGWELIVRILGMPPYILPKPSDIAAAAAENSANLITSVSTTIVEALIGFTISVVLGISLAILLALSKTVEKSVYPYAIILQTIPVVAVAPIIVIWFGAGINAIVIISFLISFFPILSNTLIGLNSTDQNMKNLFYLYNASKLQTIWRLRFPAALPYIMAGLKISCSSSVVGAIVGEYIAGIGGGQGGLGYGITVAATRLQTPYLFACGLAASALGIAFFLIINMVSNKLLKSWHESAMK; translated from the coding sequence ATGGAAGAGATGGTAGCTAATCCAGCCGTTGAAACGACACCAGGTATCCGAGCTTCCGGGAAGGACAATGCCCGCAGCCATCATCCGGCAGAAGAGAGCCCAGTCATTGGACTGCTGAAAAAAATTCTGCCGCCAATCGTCGTGTTTGTCCTGTTTATCGGTGGATGGGAATTAATCGTGCGGATACTCGGAATGCCCCCATATATCTTGCCCAAGCCATCCGATATTGCCGCAGCCGCTGCTGAGAACAGCGCGAATCTGATTACGTCGGTAAGCACAACCATTGTTGAGGCGTTGATCGGTTTTACGATCAGTGTCGTGCTCGGTATTTCATTGGCCATTCTGCTGGCCCTGTCCAAAACGGTAGAAAAAAGCGTATATCCCTACGCTATTATCCTACAGACTATTCCGGTCGTTGCGGTAGCGCCAATCATAGTGATCTGGTTCGGAGCGGGAATAAATGCCATTGTGATCATTTCATTCTTAATCAGCTTTTTCCCAATTTTATCGAATACGCTGATCGGATTGAACTCAACGGATCAGAACATGAAGAATTTATTCTATCTGTATAATGCAAGCAAGCTTCAAACCATTTGGAGGCTTAGATTTCCGGCGGCACTCCCGTACATTATGGCAGGGCTGAAAATTTCATGCTCCAGTTCGGTTGTCGGAGCAATCGTGGGTGAATACATTGCAGGCATTGGTGGCGGACAAGGCGGACTCGGTTACGGGATTACCGTTGCGGCAACCCGCCTGCAAACGCCTTACCTGTTCGCCTGCGGTTTAGCGGCATCGGCCCTAGGAATCGCATTTTTTCTGATCATCAACATGGTGTCGAACAAACTTTTGAAGTCCTGGCATGAATCAGCAATGAAATGA
- a CDS encoding ABC transporter substrate-binding protein gives MNKYRQKGTVVLLAAMISLSTLLAACGKQPTAENASATGGSEELTAITQVTNWFAQAEHGGLYAAKEQGYYNETGLDMTIQAGGPQVSPTQIVASGKAQFGLATADQLLVAREEGIPLVAIATIFQKSPQGLMVHANQNMSSLADLNNRSVYVGTGSVFWDFVKSKYQLGNVKELAYTGSLAPFVADETVAIQGYVTSEPYEMKQQNVDINFLLLADAGYNPYSNVLFTTEQYIQDHPDIVRGYVEASMKGWDYYKTNYDTVNDVILKENPDFTKEKLNYAAEALIPFVYEGDAATHGVGYMTEERWTELGKQLKEIGALKEEPDVSKVFTDEFLPKS, from the coding sequence ATGAACAAGTACAGACAAAAGGGAACTGTCGTTTTACTCGCAGCAATGATTTCCTTATCCACATTACTGGCGGCTTGCGGGAAACAGCCAACTGCTGAGAATGCCTCTGCTACGGGGGGAAGCGAGGAACTCACGGCAATTACACAGGTGACGAACTGGTTTGCACAAGCAGAGCACGGGGGGCTGTATGCGGCAAAGGAACAAGGATATTACAATGAGACCGGTCTCGATATGACCATCCAGGCAGGTGGGCCGCAGGTGTCTCCAACACAGATCGTGGCTTCAGGCAAGGCGCAGTTCGGACTTGCTACAGCGGATCAATTGCTGGTCGCTCGTGAAGAAGGAATCCCTCTTGTAGCGATTGCAACGATATTCCAGAAAAGCCCGCAGGGACTTATGGTTCATGCCAATCAGAACATGTCCTCCCTGGCCGATTTGAACAACCGCTCCGTATACGTGGGTACAGGCTCGGTGTTTTGGGATTTTGTGAAGAGTAAATACCAATTGGGTAACGTGAAGGAATTGGCTTATACCGGTTCTTTGGCTCCTTTTGTAGCCGATGAAACGGTTGCGATTCAGGGATATGTAACCAGTGAACCTTACGAGATGAAGCAGCAGAATGTGGATATTAATTTCCTGCTACTGGCAGATGCCGGTTATAACCCGTACTCCAATGTGCTGTTCACCACGGAGCAGTATATTCAGGATCATCCTGATATTGTGCGTGGTTATGTCGAGGCTTCGATGAAGGGCTGGGATTATTACAAGACCAATTATGATACCGTGAATGACGTCATTTTAAAGGAAAACCCTGATTTTACGAAAGAAAAGCTGAACTATGCCGCAGAAGCGCTTATCCCGTTTGTATATGAAGGTGATGCAGCGACACATGGTGTTGGCTATATGACAGAGGAACGCTGGACGGAGCTCGGAAAGCAGCTTAAGGAGATTGGGGCCTTGAAAGAGGAGCCTGATGTCAGCAAGGTGTTTACGGATGAATTCTTGCCGAAGTCCTAA
- a CDS encoding cysteine hydrolase family protein produces the protein MFKLGNRKSYWQVSETLVDLRRTQKYGKSVTLPAQPQEVIFDLDHTAVIVIDMQNDFCTPGGWLDSIGVDTSPLLNPVSRLNRLMPELRKAGVPVIWVNWGNREDRMNVPPSVLHVYNSDGRGNGIGDPLPGNGSKVLEKGSWGTAIVDGLDSSPDDIYVDKYRMSGFWDTPLDSILRNLNIQTVLFAGVNLDQCVMHTLQDAACLGYDGILLEDCSATSSPDFCIEATLYNIKQCYGFVTDSTWLVQELSGAATPIERNTSEELASLEG, from the coding sequence ATGTTCAAACTTGGAAATCGAAAGAGCTATTGGCAAGTGTCCGAAACGCTGGTGGATCTGAGGCGAACGCAAAAGTACGGCAAGTCAGTAACCCTCCCTGCACAGCCGCAGGAAGTCATATTTGATCTCGACCATACGGCAGTTATTGTCATCGATATGCAGAATGATTTCTGTACACCGGGTGGATGGCTGGATTCCATTGGGGTCGATACCTCTCCGCTCCTTAACCCGGTCAGCCGGCTGAACCGACTGATGCCCGAGCTGCGCAAAGCGGGAGTGCCTGTGATATGGGTGAACTGGGGCAATCGGGAAGACCGAATGAACGTGCCGCCATCCGTGCTTCATGTATACAATTCGGATGGGCGAGGCAACGGCATCGGGGACCCGCTGCCGGGGAACGGCTCCAAGGTGCTGGAGAAAGGCAGTTGGGGAACGGCCATTGTCGATGGTCTGGATTCGTCCCCCGATGATATCTATGTGGATAAATATCGCATGAGCGGGTTCTGGGATACACCACTGGACAGTATTCTACGCAATCTCAATATTCAAACGGTGTTGTTTGCCGGAGTAAATCTCGATCAGTGTGTCATGCATACACTGCAGGACGCGGCTTGTCTCGGATATGACGGCATACTTCTGGAGGATTGCTCGGCAACAAGCTCCCCGGATTTCTGCATAGAAGCGACATTGTACAATATCAAGCAATGTTATGGCTTCGTTACGGATTCCACCTGGTTGGTACAAGAGCTGAGCGGGGCAGCGACTCCTATAGAGAGAAATACCTCAGAAGAGCTGGCATCGTTAGAAGGCTGA